The stretch of DNA CCACCAGAATAGTCATCGATAAAAACACCGCTTTTACTAGCATAGGCAAAGGTTGAATGGGTGATTTGAAACTCTGTACGATTTGAAAGCTGTAACAAGTGGCCACCGTAGTAGACTTCCACATAATCAAAATCGATCGTGGATGTCGTATTTGATATCACCCAAATCCCTATCCAGTCCCCAGCCGAAGGAGCGGTTGCATCGACATCCTGGTTGCTGTCACCCCCAATACTATCGTCGAGGAAGGAAGTAAACTGAATCGGAGAGACATCGGTGCCAACTGCACTTAATTCTCCCTTTACGGTTATCTTTGATCCTGGAGCAACTTTCACTTGGGTCCCCGGTGCCAGTGTCAGAGAAACACCGTCGCTAATTTCCAGGTCGCGTGTTACGTAATACAATAAATTTTCCTGCCAGATCTGGTCTTCCTGAATATAAACCGGACCGCTGGTTTCAACATACTTAATGGCATTGGTCCACCCACAATTGATTGCTGTTGTTCCACTGGCATCCAATTGCACTCCAGATTCGACTGAATAAACTCCTGCAACACAGTTTTCGAAATGATTGTTTTCCAACTTTGTAAAGCCATTGGAATTTTTAATGTAAATACCGACACTCGATGTATCCGTGAATGTGTTGTTTCGAAGAATCGCATCTCCTTCTTGTATAAAAACGGCTCGTGTTTCTGAAAACTGAATGAGGCAATCCTCTATGATGGTTAACCCTCTTAAGGCATATACGGTGTTGTTTTGACTTCCACCACCATAGCTGAAATTACAATGTTTAAGGGTGGTAACTGCCGTTGAAAGCTCGGTTAATATACCCTGCCAATCTTGCGGTGCAGGACTCGTTACAGCTGCATCTCCATTTGTGTCTCCTCCAACCGTGTCATCTTTCAGCGATGTGAAGGTTATGGGATTTTCAGCAGTACCAATGGCATTTAAGACTCCCTGGTTTTTGAACCTTCCGGCAGTTTCTGCAAAAATAGTTGTTCCCGCAGGAATGGTTAAGGCCGCTCCATCCGCGATTATCAATTCTGCGGTCAGTAAATAGGGCACCTCGTCATCAAAAACCTCATTCCCGGTTATAGTACCGCCTCTGATTTCTATAGCTTTAATCCCAGATCCTGAAAATGTGCTTCCTGAACTCCTCCACGAATGGAGTCCATTGGTAATACTTACGTGACGACCTGCTACGTCTATCGTCGTAAGATTCGTACTCGTCACAATTGCATTTGAACTAATGACCCCTACACCGTAGTGGGAGGTGGTACTGCCAATTCTTTCAAGCGTTAAATTGTTTATCTGATAATCACCAGAGGTGGAATTTGAATAAAGAATACCCGCAGTCGAACAATCCGTAATTGATACGTTATCGATCGAAAATTTTCCAGATCCCACAAATATCGCCGCAGAACTGCTAACCCCGCCATACTTTATGAAAACATGTTCCAGGGCCATATCAGCTGTGTTTCCGAAAATGTTCTCCATTCTGGCCCAATCGCCCGCAGCTGGTGTGGTAGCCCCCCGTCTGCATTGGTGTCTCCGCCCAGAGTATCATCTTTGATAGAGGTAAAATAGATTGGCGATTCCGCGGTGCCAATTACGCTAAATGTCCCATCGTTGCTGATGGAGTCAGAAGCTCCCATTTTAACAATAGTGCCCGGATTAACAGTAACGGTAACCGTTTCAGCGATTGTCACATTTCCGGTTGTTTCAATGACTCCGGACCAAGTTTCATCTGCGTTTATTGTACCCGTTTTCGTTACCCCCTCAGCGATCGAAATAAAAAGAAATAGGAAAATAAAAATGCTGGAGCATTTAGCGGTAGAAAAAATGGGTTTCATATTGTTTAACTGCTATGGTTGGGTGTAGTTTCGAATCCCCGTGAGAGCTCCATTTATAAGAACCGGGAAAAACAAGTACCGGTTCTTCGGAATTACAAAGAAGATGAACCTTAAACATAACCATAACAGCAGTTTCAGGACAATCCCCAATTCCCTTGTTTCTTACAAATCAGGGAATCCACTACTCAAAATAGCTATTAGATTTTGTTGAATCGTTTGTAAAGTTGGTTTGACCACTGTCTTTACTTATTGAGAGTCATAAAAACCTTCGATTGTCCTCCACGTGACCTATTTCTCCTGTTATTGAGACTTTTCTTTTCTATTATTTTTTATGCATCTCAAATATGGCCTGGTAAGAAATTGGAGTGATCGTGCCTCCCATAACTATTTAGACTTCCAAGAATTTGAGGACAGTATTCTACTTGATAAAGAAGTCAGATCGATCGAGAGAGGAAAAGTATTCAGAGTATTATCATCCATTTTATTCCGTATTCTGAGAACGCTTAGAAGAAGCTTTGGGATGAAAGCCCCCTTGGAACCACCGATCAATGCAAAGGAAGAAGTAAGAATAGCTATTCTGGGTGGTCCTTCATTCCGGCGATGTCCTGACTTTATATTGAGGGGAACAAAAGTGGCTTATCTATATGATCCTACTCCCCCATGGGTCACTCAGGAGCAAGTGGTTCGCTTTGTTGAAGACACCGGGATTTCCATTCTTTTTGTTGGTCATCCGATTTTTCGTGAACGTCTGCAACCTGTACTTAATGAATGTCGGGTTCATTTTATTGCTGAAGCAGTAGATCCCAATAAATATAGTGCGAACGAATCCAAAACGATCGATATACTCGCATTTGGTCGAAAGCTGGAGAGTTACCACCAATCATTGCTTCAAGGGTTGCCCGATGGGATTAGCTATCACCATGAATGGCTGGATACCCGGGAAGATTTTATCACCGCAATGGGTGCGGCAAAGATGGTTATAAATTTCCCTCGAAGCGTTACGGACAAAACTATGGATGTGGATGCACTGACTATGCGGTATTTTCAATCCATTGCATCCAAAGCCCTCGTCCTGGGACACTGTCCTCCGATCTTGGAAGAGTTGTTCGGATACAATCCGATGGTTACTGTTGATTTAAATGATCCATGTGGGCAGATAAAAACCATCCTCTCAAATTTCAGTGACTACCAATCGTTAATTGAAAAAAACTATGAAATGCTGATTAATCATCATACGTACTCGCACAGGTGGGAGCAGATGAAAGCTTTTATAAACAGTGAAAGAATCCACAGATAGAAAGACACTTCCGGAACCGGATTTCCCCAGCGATTTTAAAGAACAAACTATTCTTGTAGCCGGAGCTGGTGGTTTTATTGGCGGACATCTGGTCGCCGATTTATTAAAGCGAGGCTGTCTGAACATTATTGCCGTCGATATAAAGCCAGTGGACAAATGGTATCAGGTTTTTGAAGAAGTTGATAATCGTGTCCTGGACCTTACGAATTCTGACGCATGCCTGGAAGCTGCCAATGGATGCCACAAAATTTATAATCTGGCATGCGATATGGGAGGTATGGGTTTCATCGAGCTTAACAAAGCGTTGTGCATGCGTAGTGTGCTTATTAATACGCACCTTTTGGAGGCCGCGAAGTTGAATGACTGCAAACGATATTTTTATGCATCGTCTGCCTGTGTGTATACTGCAGATAAACAATCGACTGCCGATGTCGCTGCCCTGAAAGAAGAAGATGTTTATCCGGCTATGCCTGAAGATGGCTATGGTTGGGAGAAGCTTTTTTCGGAACGCTTATGCCGACACTACCGGGAAGATTTTGGTATTCAAACTCGGATTGCCCGCTTTCACAACGTCTATGGGCCTTATGGTACATTCGATGGTGGAAGGGAAAAGGTGCCAGCCGCTATTTGTCGGAAAATAATTGCTGGTAAGTTGTTCGGTGAACACCGCATTGAAATATGGGGAGATGGAGAGCAAACCAGATCCTTTATGTACATAGATGATTGTATAACGGGGATTCATTTGATTACTGAGTCAAATGATTGGGTAGATCCTATTAACCTAGGCAGCTCTGAAATGGTTAGTATCAATCAGTTAGCAGAAATTATTGAGGGTATAGCTGAAGTTAAGGTCGAACGTGATTACAATTTGGATGCTCCGAAGGGGGTTCGAGGAAGATCCAGTGACAATACTCTAATTCAGCAAATATTCGGGTGGCAGCCTTCGATTTCTTTATCAGAAGGATTAGGAAAGACCTATTCCTGGATTCACCAGGAAATGCTTAAGTAAAAATAACAACGGTCGCATTTAGCGTCCTAGTTTTTCCGGCCAAGAACTTCCGTGTGAAGCAATGAAGGTTTTATAGAACTGTAATTGGTTGTGTACCACTCAGCTCTGGCGGCTCCGTTTTCAACCGTGATTCCCAGGAAACCTCCTTTACCGCTAAAGTAACGATGATACTCGGCGTTTTCGCCAGGATTGCCCCCGAAGTTGTGTTGATCGTTGATCGCTCCACTACCCAGTTCTATGAGTCCCGTTTTCGGGTCTTCCGAACAATACTGCCAGTGACGATCACCGCAAATGACATAAGTATTTTTTTGAGCACTTAGGAAATCACGCAGTTCCTGTCCTTCATGAGCAAAGACATCGTTTCCGTGGTTGTCTGCTTTGCCCTCTTTGTCCGGACCCACCATTGGGCCAGGTGAGATGACAAACTTATAAGTGGCATCTGATTCCAGAATGGTTTGCTTGAGCCACGCTTTTTGTGTCTCACCAAGAATGGTTTTTTCAGGTCCATCGGGTATCCGGTTTGGAGAGCGAAAATCCCGATTTTCCGTCATCCAGATTTGGACGTCTTTTCCCCATCGGTAAGTCCGGTAGGTACTCTCGCCCATGGGAACCTGTTCGCGAAAAATGTCGAGGCCCTGTTCAAAGGTCAGGTCTCCGTAAGTCTGTCCTGGCCAGCAGTCATTTTTCAAAGTGTCGTGATCATCTTTCATGAAATAAGATGTTACGTTTTGGTGAAAGCGTTGATTATTTCCGTAGGAGAACATCAGGTTCCACTTGGCCCGTGCTTGGGGAATGTTTTTCGCAAGAGGGGCCTTGTCATAATAAACGATATCCCCGGTGTGGACTAGAAAGTCAGGTTCGAACTCGAGCATTTGTTCGTAGGTTAAATGTCCTTCTCTGCCGGAATCTATACTGCGAATCGCCTGGCAAGTTGTAACAATAAAACGAATAGGAGACACGCTGTCCGCCAGTGGAGCGGTTTTGAATTGTCCATTGGCCGTAGCCGTTATGGTCCTTTCACCTGCTTTGCGCGCTTCGACTTGATAGGAGTAGTCTTCATTTGGATTGAGACCAGCGATTCGAAATTGATAGGTAAAATCCTCATCTACTGAAACAGCCTCCCATGTGGTCGAACGTTTTGATTTTTCATTTTGGGAACTTGGCCAAAACAAAACGCGTGTTTCGCCAGCCATACCGGGTACCACATCGTCTGGCATTTCGCCCGAATCGTTTTCTTCATCCGTCAATCCTTGGGTAAAGATAGGCAAGCGTTCGAAGTCAGCCTCCGGTTCTTGGGATAGCCTTACCCAAACGATTGCGTTGGTGGTGTCTACTTCGCCTACTTTAATACCCGTGGTGAAAAAAGGCCCTTCCTTGGCGATTAATAGGGTAGGGAGGATGAACAGGACAATTAGAAGAATTCGAGGCATAGTATTAAAAGTTGGGGCGATGATGGATGGCTGAATGGAAAGAATGAACCGTAGTTCCAGAAAGGCTCAGTGCAAGCCGGATTGCCTTTGGTTTAATTAATTCCCTGGAGTCGCCAGCAAGCGATAGAACGTACCCGCCGTTGTTTCATCAATTGCATTCGGCTCGAAGATATTCATCATGACACCCGTTCCAATTCTAAGATTTTCGGTAGACCAATCGCTAAGGTCATCGCTCTTTTGCAGTAAGTAATGAACTGAAATTTCCGATTCAAATGTAAGCTCGATATCGGGTCCGCTTTTTTCGATAGCTAATTGCCGGGAATCCAGACTGCTATCGGTTCCAACTCCTGAGAGACCTAACCTGATAGGAACGCTGTCCTGATTGGTTTTAATTACAAGAGCTGCCCCTTTATATCCAATGGACGAAGGATTAAAGCTTACCCCAATCAACTTTGTAGCATCCGGAATAAGGTTTGTTCCAGGGCTCTGGGAAACAATACTGAAGTCACCTGCATTGGGACCCTCAATCGTAATTGTAGTTAGTGTGAGATTATTACTGCTGATGTTTTTAAAAGATATATTCTGTACGGAGGATTCTCCTTCATCGATAGCACGACTTCCA from Verrucomicrobiota bacterium encodes:
- a CDS encoding right-handed parallel beta-helix repeat-containing protein; amino-acid sequence: MENIFGNTADMALEHVFIKYGGVSSSAAIFVGSGKFSIDNVSITDCSTAGILYSNSTSGDYQINNLTLERIGSTTSHYGVGVISSNAIVTSTNLTTIDVAGRHVSITNGLHSWRSSGSTFSGSGIKAIEIRGGTITGNEVFDDEVPYLLTAELIIADGAALTIPAGTTIFAETAGRFKNQGVLNAIGTAENPITFTSLKDDTVGGDTNGDAAVTSPAPQDWQGILTELSTAVTTLKHCNFSYGGGSQNNTVYALRGLTIIEDCLIQFSETRAVFIQEGDAILRNNTFTDTSSVGIYIKNSNGFTKLENNHFENCVAGVYSVESGVQLDASGTTAINCGWTNAIKYVETSGPVYIQEDQIWQENLLYYVTRDLEISDGVSLTLAPGTQVKVAPGSKITVKGELSAVGTDVSPIQFTSFLDDSIGGDSNQDVDATAPSAGDWIGIWVISNTTSTIDFDYVEVYYGGHLLQLSNRTEFQITHSTFAYASKSGVFIDDYSGGTFSGNSIHDVAWNGIYSGVYNTALQTNITNNSFENTGGKAMFYSIDSPFNVSGNTFSGGLNTETIRMRGGKILAGRTVTLEANQTYLFIDDGNDERGGIIEVLYGATLIVEEGAILKFDKYGGIFLDGHMEFRGTEENPIILTSHLDDTAGGDTNGDGSATTPAPGDWFNIWLRDGWTGGGTYALATGTLENFEVRFPGLEYNGSGGTAGPGILHFGGTITM
- a CDS encoding glycosyltransferase, with translation MKAPLEPPINAKEEVRIAILGGPSFRRCPDFILRGTKVAYLYDPTPPWVTQEQVVRFVEDTGISILFVGHPIFRERLQPVLNECRVHFIAEAVDPNKYSANESKTIDILAFGRKLESYHQSLLQGLPDGISYHHEWLDTREDFITAMGAAKMVINFPRSVTDKTMDVDALTMRYFQSIASKALVLGHCPPILEELFGYNPMVTVDLNDPCGQIKTILSNFSDYQSLIEKNYEMLINHHTYSHRWEQMKAFINSERIHR
- a CDS encoding NAD-dependent epimerase/dehydratase family protein, whose protein sequence is MKESTDRKTLPEPDFPSDFKEQTILVAGAGGFIGGHLVADLLKRGCLNIIAVDIKPVDKWYQVFEEVDNRVLDLTNSDACLEAANGCHKIYNLACDMGGMGFIELNKALCMRSVLINTHLLEAAKLNDCKRYFYASSACVYTADKQSTADVAALKEEDVYPAMPEDGYGWEKLFSERLCRHYREDFGIQTRIARFHNVYGPYGTFDGGREKVPAAICRKIIAGKLFGEHRIEIWGDGEQTRSFMYIDDCITGIHLITESNDWVDPINLGSSEMVSINQLAEIIEGIAEVKVERDYNLDAPKGVRGRSSDNTLIQQIFGWQPSISLSEGLGKTYSWIHQEMLK
- a CDS encoding alkaline phosphatase D family protein, which translates into the protein MPRILLIVLFILPTLLIAKEGPFFTTGIKVGEVDTTNAIVWVRLSQEPEADFERLPIFTQGLTDEENDSGEMPDDVVPGMAGETRVLFWPSSQNEKSKRSTTWEAVSVDEDFTYQFRIAGLNPNEDYSYQVEARKAGERTITATANGQFKTAPLADSVSPIRFIVTTCQAIRSIDSGREGHLTYEQMLEFEPDFLVHTGDIVYYDKAPLAKNIPQARAKWNLMFSYGNNQRFHQNVTSYFMKDDHDTLKNDCWPGQTYGDLTFEQGLDIFREQVPMGESTYRTYRWGKDVQIWMTENRDFRSPNRIPDGPEKTILGETQKAWLKQTILESDATYKFVISPGPMVGPDKEGKADNHGNDVFAHEGQELRDFLSAQKNTYVICGDRHWQYCSEDPKTGLIELGSGAINDQHNFGGNPGENAEYHRYFSGKGGFLGITVENGAARAEWYTTNYSSIKPSLLHTEVLGRKN